The Sorex araneus isolate mSorAra2 chromosome X, mSorAra2.pri, whole genome shotgun sequence DNA segment GCATCTGTGCTTGGATTTTGTACATTATCTTCTTGAACTCTCCAATTCTtctatttttgttgaaaataattcTGTAGAAAGTAATTTATAGTAATGGTTTActgatctttttttgtttttttgttttttgttttttgtttttgggccacacccggtggtgctcagggcttactcctggctctgcactcagggatcactcctggctgggctcagggaaccaaatggggtgccggggatcgaacccaggtcggccacatgcaaggcaagtgccttcctcgctgtactatctctctggctcccggCCTTAGAATTTTACTcttaaactttaaaattgttAAAGAACTTGTTACTAACGCTGTTTCTTGTTCAGAACTAGAATTGTACCGATGGTATAATCTCATTTTCGTTTTCTGATCTGTTTTCAATTTCCTATGGTTTCGCTACTTGCTAGTTATTTAAGTGCCATCATCTGTCTCAGGTATAAAGATCCATCAGGCCTCAGGAAATTACTTAAATGTAGACATCCTGCTTTGTGCAGAGGCAGAACTGCAAAGATTACTCTTGGGTGTTGAAAACGTGCCAGATACTGACAGCTGACTATCATgtgttctgtttttttatttccaggcagaggcagaggtgaATGTGGTTTCTACCAAAGAAGCTTTGATGAAGTAGAGGGTGTGTTTGGTCGTGGAGGTAGCAGGGAAATGCATAGGtcgcagagctgggaggaaaggTAACTGAAAGATCCAAACCTTGATATAAAGCTACTTGGTGTCAAAAAACTCACTTTCCCAAGGGTACAGTTCAGCcttggagtgcttgccttgatttgtgaggccctgggttcagttcctggtgccACGAGTTAAACAATCCacatttttccttcctccctccatccctcccctttCTGTCATCTCCTtaccctctcctctcttctgtgtctccccctccccctcccccttctctcttcccctgctactctctccttcctcctctttccctctattTCCTCTTACTTCCTctgctcccccttcctcctcctcacctccctctccccctctttcttcccctgctcccctcccatctcacctccctctccccttctcccttcccctgctctttctctccttctccccttctccatctccctcccctttccttctacCTCCCCTCCTAAAGAATATTTTGAATGGCCAGTGtgaatgctttgtatgcaggaaacttatctttgattcctggcagtatatgggcccccgagcccctgaacaccactgtgtatagcccccaaaccgggaaaaaaataagtgctgttcattttgttgagcatcaagttttatgttagaaaatttCAAGTGTAAGGCCAGAGCTAGAGAGTACAGGGGAAAGCCGTCTGCATTGAATGTCACTTAGCCTCCTGGTTTCGTCCCCAGCACCAAGTGtttaaggtcccccgagcactgctaggtgtggggcTCCACTCTAGCCCCTCCAGACTTATTTATTGTCTTTGGGGATGGGTCCCagcctggaggtgctcacggatgactcctggttctgagtgGCTTCTAGTGGCTTCAGGGCCGTATATGGTGTTTGGGGGATGAAATCAGATGgttacatgccaggcaagcgcctttcccgtggtgctattgctctgcgacctcctccatcccctcccagcccccaacacacatataGTAAAAATGGCCCCAACTTAAGGTAGtaagatttatttttgtctttcaccacacctggtggtgctcagagcttttcttggtggggctcaggggaccttaagtggtgccaggggtcaaacggggttgaccgtgtgcacagaaagcaccctcccctctgctgCCTCTCGGCCCCGGGAGGAATGAGCTTTTGAAATCAGTAATGGAATTTGTTAGTTGCCAGCGTAGCTATTTACTTAGCATTTATTGGAATGCATTGACATTTTATTGGTTGTTGCTATTGTAGCATCTTCTCCGTGTTTGGAGTTTATATGAAGTATAAACTACATAAGTAAGCAAGTGGCGCAAGTATCCCAGTGTGGTGTGTATAATAGGAAGCAGTAGGAACCAAGCCACACCAAGTACTGAGTGCTTTTTAATGCAGTCAGGTACCCACAGGTAATACTCTGCAGCCTTTCAGAGTAGGATAGTTTTTTACTGGTGTGGGAAATACATTCGAGGAGCTGCCTAGAAAACTGTACTGTAAGTATCTCATTTCTTGGTGGGGAGAAACGAGCTCTTGGCAGCTACGACCATAGACGTGTGTCTCCACCAGTGTATGCGCTTTTCTTTGGCGCACATGTTAGGCAACAGTCATGCatttatttcatagttttatAGTTTAGAAGAAGACTAAATTCTTCCAGAGAATGATAGAAAATCGTGTTTCGTGGATTGGTGatgttattttcaatttttgttgaagctttctttgttttttgttttttttttttaggggagacAGACGTTTTGAAAAGCCAGGACGAAAAGATGTAGGTAAGGCTCGTTACAGTTTTGAAGACGTTTTTTTCCCTGGACTTGGACGCTGTTCCCCGTAGGCCCAGGCCAGCTCCTTGCGCTCTGTTCTGAGCAGGGCGAGAGGAGCCGGAACCTCTCCAGCAGGTGGAGTCGCAGCATTGCCAGATGGCGGCCTCTGGCTGCCCGAGGGCTGGAGTAGGGGAGACCAGGGAGGACGAGCCGGCTGGGGATTCGTTACTCAGTTTTGTGTGTTCTTTGCAGAGCAGATACTCTTTACTAAGGCTGCTTTGTTTACTGAAAATTCAAGTTAAGAACAGATCTAATAACTCCTAGTGTAGTTAGCatcttacagatgagaaaaattaGGGGAGATGGTAGAATGTTTGCTTTATGTCAGCGAGGCTGAAACTTTGACCATTACTAACttagtaattttttaactttttgtagtataatttttttttcttgagatgaGGACATTCACAATAAATTACATAGGGCTAATTAGGAGAGAGGCAGTAGATGTCATGCAAGGTTTCAGTGTCTGGCGAACTGACCGTAATTTATGTGTAGTGACAGGTCGTGCTTCTGACTAACGGGACTTACATTATGGACTGCTAGTAGGCataacatgaaagaaaaatatgtcagtTCATGGCACTCTCAGAATTAGGGAAGTTGCCATACATATTTTCAGTTTCTAGAATTACCAAAAAATTACTCTGACTATATCTAAAAGTTTGATAATTTGTATCTAAAAATAACAGTATACTACATGTTACTATTCTCCGAACAgtttgcaaattattttaaacattatagGTGATTATAAGTAGCTATAATGGTCTGCATCATATCATTTTAACGTGCCagtgatttaaattattttctgacaTAGCATTGGTACTCATcagttgtttttatatttaagaaaagctgtatggtgggtagggcacttgcatgcgTGCAGTTGATGACCCAAGTTGCATCCCTgataccccagatggtcccctgcgCTGTgcctggagagatccctgaatacaggacctggagtaagccctgagttctgcttGGCATTGCCCTTGGTCCcagcgggtggggtggggtggggtggggtggggggagggggagataaaCAGACtgagagaaatagcacaggggctggagtgatagcacagcggggagggcgtttgccttgcacacggctgacccgggttcgattctcagcgtcccatatggtccccccgagcaccgccaggagtaattaattcctgagtgcagagccaggagtacccctgtgcatgccgagtgtgacccaaaaagcagaaaaaaaaagagagaaatagtacagggattaaagtgtTTGCTTAGTGTCCCACCAACCCTGGTTCTCTCCCCGGAACTGTTTCTGATCTCCCAATCATGGCTGGGGTCAGTCACTgcaagaatagctcctgagcactattgggtgagGCCCAACCTACACCCACCCTCAGCcaggaaaaaaacaagaacagaaaaaaagccATCAAGGGGCTAGGTTGTGACTTAGTAGAATCGCCTGCACTGAATGTTGGAGGTCGGCTTCAGTCTCACATGAGCTAGGAGGGGTGGGGTCTGAGGCACGGGGAGGACAAATGTCGGAAAGTGAGtgtggtgtggggctggagtgatagcacagtgggtagggcgtttgccttgcacgcggccaacccgggttcaaatcccagcatcccatatggtcccctgagcacttccaggggtaattcctgagtgcatgagccaggaatgacccctgtgcattgccgggtgtgacccaaaaagcaaaaaaaaaaaaaaaaaaaaattgtggtgttCGGAAGCTTGGAACCAACTGGGTGGGTGAGCTTTTGCTGGTTGAACAACTTTATTCATGCTTTAGATCATTTGTCAGGATCTCTGCTACCATCTGTCCTTTATTTAATACTCTGGCCAGTGGATATGGAAAGGTAAGGAGATTTAGAGAGTGCAAGGTTTGGAATCAGAAGATAATGGGTAATTGAAATGCTCAAAGACATAATAGTTACATAGTGAATAGAGGTGAtaatgccttttttatttttaaggaatgaAAGTATATGGATTCATTATTCAACAATTACTGAATTCTTACTCATAGTTGCCTTgtgccaaatataaataaatataaataaataatcctttGATGTGTGACAGATTATGTCTTCCAGTGTTTTAAAAGGTTAGCTATGGAGTGGAGCTATTGTAATTTGGTATCAGaattagatgggggtggggatcaAAAAAGAGTTTAAGAGCAGGAAAGCAGTCTTCTCTGTGACATTTAAAATCACAGTATGGCAACATCGTGGTGATGGAGCTGACTCTGCCTGCAGGAACTGTCAGGTGGTAGTGGTCACTTAGAATGTTATTACGACTAGCCATCGagtatgtggctcagtggtaaaatgcATTCCTTGGCATGCAtaagagacctgggttcgattttggGCACCACAAGTAACAAAAACAACATCTGCCAGAACTAAAGTGTCCTCATTAAGTCCAAGACTTCCTTTGCATGTCCTCAAGGGGTAATGTTTACTCCGGGGGCCACTCACCTCCTGAAAGGGTCCATACCGTGGCACATTTGAAGCTCCTCGTGGGAGAATACATGAAATAAATGGGACTGTTTATGTAGAGGCAAGAGTGGACAGGCCAGAGTGGAGGCAAGAGAGTTTGTAGGGTCACTCTTCACAAATATTTGCTTAGCAATCATGTGAAAGAGGAATTAGACTTGATCTCTATGAGTTTAGTGGGTAAGGAGGAAGTTCTTAATGCAAGTTTTTAAAGCCCAAATATGACTTGGTTGCCTTGGAAAAGTAGTGTTCCCTTTTCATGAGAATAAATTGGTACTTAACATAGATTTACTTACATAGATTAATCTATTAAAAACAGGTACGTTGAATTTTTTATCTCCAGTGGGGGAAGGATCATTGCAGAGTTTCATGGCATTTTTGTTTTAACGATATTAATCCAGTTGGAATAATTTCCTTAGCCACCCTCTATCAGGGTTTTTTCCCTTTGGCCTCTGTAGGTGAGTTCCAGAAAACTTAAGTTGATGAGAAATGGTTAAGAATATTGAAaaattgggccaaagagatagtacagtggctaaagcCCTTGTTTGTGGTAGATTCAAGTTTGATGCTtgtcatcaggagtgatctctgagtgcagagccaggagttctccctgagcactgcagggtatagtTCCAAACAtcctggggttggggtgggggcatggtACTAGTGaatctgagcttttgttttttgtcaaACCCACTTTTTGGAAAAGAACACTGCAGCCCAGGATTTGGAGGGGGAGCAGAAAGGGCTGGCATGCCTGCCTGTCAGTGAGCGAGCACGTACAGTGTTGGCCTgcggccctggtggccccagtcCCCTGGGCCTGAGGAGCACGGCATTACCAGCTCAAGCACTGACTCGTCCAGCCCAAGCATCTGGGCTAGGCATCTCAgtgtccccagcccctctccagacCCTCCCCCCAACACTCCCAATCTTAAACAATTGTTACTGCAATTTTCATTCTCTCAGAATATCAGTGCTGGGCTAATTTGTCGGGACACACTGACCTGTTGATCAGCTGTGAAATGTCCTGTGCCATCAAATTAAGATAATTTGAATATCCGTCCGGGGAGAGCTGGAGGGCGCGGTGCACATACTTAGTTTGTGGGGGCCAGGATTTAATCCCAGCACTGAGTGGTCTCCAGGCATGAAATCCAAGTTgcacagagtagcccctgaacaccctTCGGTGTAACTCCTCCCCCTGCAAAACTGAATACTAGCGGTTGGAGAGTCATTTATGGTATTTAATCAAGGTAGATGGGTTTGTGGCATGTATTTGCTTCTTACATAGAGAGAAAGGAGTAGGATTACAGACAGCTGAGTAAGAGTTAGCTCCCCAGTGAATGCCCAAGGGGAGAGCTGAGGCATTAGAAGCCCGTGATACTGGAATCCTCATTCTTACTCTGTGGGAATTGATTACCACTGGGAGtcaggggtggtggggatcagTTTTGGATCTGTGAAGCTGAAATTAAAcgaacaccaaaaaaataaatataatctagATGAGACTAACGGGTTAAGTTCAGTGTGATGCCAGTTATCCTAATCATGTTTTTGGTGTCAAGTACTTTGAGGTAGACATAACAGCACTTGGTTATTAGGCTGCTGGTGGCAGTTGGGAATATGATTTGTAGTTAATTAAAACTACggttatggtttttgttttttttctttttgggtcatacctggtgttgcacaggggttactcctggctcatacactcaggaattactcctggtggtactccagggaccatatatatgggatgctgggaaacgaacccaggtcggccgcgtgcaaggcaaacgccctacccactgtgctatcactccagcccctagggtttATGGTTCTTAATAATGACTAATTTCCAGTTTGTTGGGAATGTCATGCTTTGCTGCTCTGTTTTCCAAAATCACTTTTAAAGTTGGTCTTAGCCTGGTCTTCCTGGCATATGTCTGAGACCCCATCACTGAACTCTGGGGCGGCCCAGGTTAGTCTTGGTGCTGCCGTTCTACCTGCCAGTAAGCCCCCTTTCCCTTGGCATTCCAGTTTCCTGACAGGATAGTGGTATCTGCAGGAAGCCTAATCGTTAGCCTGGAAATTCTGATTCTTCGAAGTGATAGAATCATGGACAGTGCTTTCCAGAATGAAACAAaccttttgtttgcattttttatcCGGCTGTTCCGCAAAACATTAAGTAGCATTAGCAAGCCCACAGTTGGGGGGGAGGCATATGTAGGGGTGTGCCACAGTCCAGCTGTCTAGCCCAGCGGGTGTGTAGGTCATACAACTGTGAGACTCTGgcagctgggtgggtggggactaGGTCGCCTCTCTAGGGACACTCAGCTCCCAAGCCTTGCTCTTTTCCTTGCTGTGCCACTGTGGGCAGCTGCACTTAATGGTTAAAATGGTGTGTGGTCTAGTCAGTTATGTAAACTAGTAGGAAAACACATACCATGTAAATCTTCAATACTACTTTATTTTCACAGGTTAGGTGAATCTTGTTACtttattatagaaataagaaTTCTGCATCTACATGTGTTATTACAGTCTTGGGCTCAAAAAAAGTCGCTTGGTCCGGCTGGCTTGTACTTAAGAATTCCTAAGATTTTCAAACAGCCAAAGTTCATAATGATTAAGTTTCTCTGTTCTCGGTATTCTTCTGCTGTTATCAGTCTTAGGTCACTCAGagttgttctttattttcttttccttttggtcgAAGAGTAGAACAATGTGACTTGCCGCTGTGCCTTTCTCCTCGGAACTGCTTGCCTTTACTCGACTGGTACTTGTTTCAAGAGATGAGTACTGCCTTGGTCATCTCCAGTGGAGAGggttcctcttttccttttcccacaTAAACCTGAATAAGGGAAATTTCAAAAAAGAGCAGCCACAAATCTATTGGAAACCTGATAGGGTGACTTGGttcttgttttctttgaggacagtttgatttaaaaaaaaaaattgaaatgatagtCTTCATGGATTTAAGGATATTCTTAAATTGGAGGTAAGGAAAAATGTTGATTttcatatgtataaaataaaaaatgaagcaaagaaagcATAATTTTCATGGAGTATTAGATTTGGAAAGACATAATAGGGTTTATCTAGTTCAGCCTCCTACTGGTGAATAAACACTCATTTTATGTTTATAGAAAAAGCTATTTGAAGTTGGAAACAGGAATTTGGGGTTGAAAATACTTTGTTGcctaaattattttttgcctTATTGAAGACTTTTTCCTAGTTGAATTTCATCTAACTAAACCTTTATATCTacaaaaacttaaatatatttatatttatctggTATTTAGCACTGTTGTGGTTTCTGATATCGTTGAATATATCAGTGTCATAGGTAGGAAGGGAATGATTTTACTTAGGTTAGAAGCCATACAGATGAATAggtaactataattttaaaacaaaagtttgaTTATTATGCAGAGTAGTTTTAGAGTTTCATATCAACTTGCTTGTATATTCCATCTGGactgaagtttatttttcttccacaAATGCTTGGACATATACTTGTGTTTGAGTGTCATGCTTAAATGCTTTTTGAGTTAtgtaaaaatctattttactgtTCTTGTTGGAATTCTTGGTCTTAATTGTCAAAAATTAAGGGACTAATACTCAGTTTTGTAATATAAAGAACCAAAGGAATGATCTTGGTTGTCTTGAAAACACAACAATTTTAAAAGATGCTCTTTAAATATTGTGAAAGCATCGTTCTACCCAGGGAGCTTGGTTCGAAACTGGGCGGCTGCTTCAGCTTGTTGGGGAAAATGAGACCTCTGACTGACTTTCTTAGAGTCAGCTGTGTTCAGCTTCACTGTCCATTTTACTTTCTATACCGTCCCTTTATTaccacatctttctaagtttacCAACATCACTTGTCTATCTTTCGTGTTGAGATGCACTGATTTCAGCAGATAACCGCAGATGAAATCTCGTAAAGTAGAATGTCACATTTCCACAGTATTTGAGCTTGGCCGTTTTTATGGGCATAGGCTTGATTACTACGATGTATTCAGAGAGATGTAATGAGCATCGGGGAAAGAGTGAGACAAGATGAAGAGAGTGTAGCTGCATAACTGGCTGGTGTATTCCGTACGTTAGAAATAGGGAGCCATCAAAGACCTTACTCTGTCAGTCCTGTTTCAGAGATCTGAAAATTGTCAATGCTTTGCCCATTGATACGGATGTCCAGGTCAGTCCTGTTTGGGCGCTTGGAGACCAGAGGAGTTGGAAGCTCAGGAACAGTTTTGTCAAAGTTCTCCATTTTGATTTGGTACTCCCCTTTGGAGCCTCGGGTCAACAGAGATGCGAAACAATGATGTAACATGATctcggagggtaggtaagacgtCCTCCTCTGGCAGATTTCCCCGGTGCCCTCCTGCATTGCGGACAGGAACACGACCAATTCAAAGTGGGGAGGGTCTTCGTGCTGGAGCAGAGTCGCCAGAGGACTTGAGGGTACAATGGAGTGGTAGTAGGTCAGTGGGAAGACAAAGAAGGGGCATTCCTCGGAGCTGATGCCCTCCAGGTGGAAGTCCACGCTGGTCTGGTGGAGGGCGCCGTTTTCCCTCTCCTGGTAGAGGATCGCCGACACGCGGACACTGGTCAGCGGGCTGGGCCGAGTGTTGGCCACTTGGAAAATTAAATTAGGTTTGCCGTCTATGTGAGCGACTACTGCTAAGTCAGTAAAGCGGATAGAGAAAGCTCGATTTTTGGGCCGGGCAATCTTCGCCACAAAGGCACCTAAATTAGAAACCAGTGAATTGGTTTTTTAGAATGCACACTTAAATATCAGTAGCTTTTCTGAATGAGAAGACCTCATCAGATAAGTGCCTTAGTGCTGTCGACCTTCCAGACAAGGACTTGAACTCACTGTTAGCCAGGTAGTTCACGCCGGCCCGGAGAGCTGGACGGAGTGGGCCCCCAGCGGGCGAGCGCAGGCCCCGCATTGCAGGAGGCCCGAGCTGGAGCCTCGCActgcaggagcacagagccatgagtaatcctcCTTCCCCAAGTGGAGCCAAAGCCTTTTCAAACCATATacattcttatttaaaaactatGCTTTTAAAGTAGATAAGTGAATCTCATTTTGTTACATAGAAAC contains these protein-coding regions:
- the KCNJ13 gene encoding inward rectifier potassium channel 13, producing the protein MDGSNCKVIAPLLTQRSRRIVTKDGHSTFQMDGAQRGLAYLRDAWGILMDMRWRWMMLVFSASFVVHWLVFAVLWYVLAEMNGDLELDHNTPPDNHTICVKYITSFTAAFSFSLETQLTIGYGTMFPSGDCPSAIALLAIQMLLGLMLEAFITGAFVAKIARPKNRAFSIRFTDLAVVAHIDGKPNLIFQVANTRPSPLTSVRVSAILYQERENGALHQTSVDFHLEGISSEECPFFVFPLTYYHSIVPSSPLATLLQHEDPPHFELVVFLSAMQEGTGEICQRRTSYLPSEIMLHHCFASLLTRGSKGEYQIKMENFDKTVPELPTPLVSKRPNRTDLDIRINGQSIDNFQISETGLTE